DNA from Chitinophaga pendula:
GATATATATAGCCGGTAGTCGCCCAGTGGAATGTTTTGAAGGGAGAATAGGCCATCCTTCGCGGTAAAGGTGGTTTGGGCCATCGATGAGTCCTTGGCACGTAGGAGTGATACCGTGGCATCTGCCAGGGGTTGTTGTGTCGTCTGGTCTGTAAGGCGGCCTTTTATTTGCCCCTGTGGCTGGGTTTGGGCCCATGTATAGCTGGTACACAGGATAGCAAAGAAAAGGAAGAATAAAAAAGGCTTCATGCAGAAGGCTTATACCGGTATTACAATTTAAAAGGCAGCAGTTGGCGATGACTGCAAGGGTTATCCATTCCTGTGTACAGCAGCAGATATCCCGTTTAGGCTGAAGCGGTTACGCGAAATACGGTCGCTACAGCGTGTAAAGTAATATTTTTTTATAGTACTCTGTTGCAGTGAACACATAACCTGGGGAACAAAGCGTTAACGAACCTTATTTACTGTTAATTATTGTTAAGATGACTGGCAGGATGCGAGAAGAATCAGGTAGTTTTGCAGATAGCCCTATGGCTTGTTGAGTGTAACTAAATATGCGGCAGCGAATTCGTAATATTCTTATCCTGATGTGTATCTGCATCCTGGGCATTTATATGTTCCAGGGTTACTGGTTATATAATTCTTACCAGATCAGGCGTGAGCAGTTTAGTAAGGATATCAATGAAGCGATGCGTACCGCGGTCTTCAACAAGCAGTTTTCCGATGTACACCGTTATATCCGCTATTACAACAAAGATACGAATTCTGTTAAACCCGTTGGCAAGAGCGATGCGTTCCGCCTGGAGGAAATAGATATGTATAAGGGACGCAAAGTGACGTATCTGCGGGAGAGTACTGACACACCGCTGCGGGATGGGCCGCAGGAATTGGGGTTGATACACGACTCCTCTACACGTGGATATGCAGATACGCTGGCCCGGCGGATATCCGATCTGATCATCCTGTATAACCTGTATGGAGATAATGCCAATCTGAAGAAGCTGGATTCTGTATTTGCCGGGGAGCTTCGTGGCCGACAGATATTTACCCCCTACCATATAGATACTTTCCATATCAGCTTCAGTAACCTGGCCAGGGAAAGTTTCCGGGACAGTGTAAAGCGGCGTTCGCCGCAGAAGACCGGCAAAATTCCCTTTAACCCGGCCAGCAATCTTTTTGTACAAGCCTCTTTTGAGTCGCCACTGCAACATATCATCCTGAAGATGATGTGGACGATGGTGAGCTCCCTGGTGATGCTGGTACTGACGACCATCTGTTTTATCTACATGTTGCGGACCATCCTGAAGCAGAAGAAGCTGTCGGAAGTGAAGAACGACTTTATCAATAACATGACGCATGAGCTGAAGACGCCTATTGCCACGGTGTACGCAGCGGTGGAGGCCATGCAGAACTTCAACGCCCTGCACGACCAGCGGAAGACGGAGACGTACCTTAACATCTCCAAACAGGAGTTGCAGCGCCTCTCCGACCTGGTGGAGGAAGTATTACAGATCGCGGTGGAGGATAAGGAAGAACTGGAGTTATTCCGCGAAGAGACGGACCTGAATGACCTGGTAGACAATATCATCACCAATCACCAGTTGAAGTCTGCCCGGCCCGTGCAATTCCGTTATGACAACTACATGGAGCATCCGTTGGTGCTGGTAGATAAGACACACCTGGCCAATGCCGTGAGCAACCTGGTGGACAATGCGATCAAATATTCCGGGGACCATCCTTTTGTGCATATACAGTGCCGGCGATTGAACGGGGTATTGCGGATCTCCGTGAAAGACAATGGTGTCGGTATTCCGAAAGCATATCAGCAGAACATTTTTGATAAATTTTTCCGGGTGCCTACCGGTAATCTCCATAACGTGAAGGGCTTTGGATTGGGATTGAGTTACGTGCAAAAGATCGTGACCTTACACGGAGGTGCGGTGAGAGTGGAAAGTGAGCCGGGAAAAGGCAGTGAATTCATTATCGAAGTGCCATTATAGGAAGGCATCACAAAAACAATAACATGGCGAAAGTACTACTTATAGAAGACGAATGGCAGCTGGGGCAGATTGTTAAAGACAGTCTGGAGATGCGCGGATTTGAAATGTTGTACGCTATGGATGGGAAAGAAGGCCTGCGATTGTATAACGAGCAGCGGCCGGATGTGGTGGTATTGGATATCATGATGCCTAACATGGATGGATTTACGGTGACGACGGAGATCCGGCGCCAGGACAAGGTGACCCCAATTATTTTCCTGACGGCCAAATCGCAGACGGTAGATGTGGTGAAAGGTTTTGAGCTGGGGGGGAATGACTACCTGAAGAAGCCATTCAGTATGGATGAGCTGATCGTACGTATCCGGGCTTTACTGCAACGTAATCAGCATCAGCCGGCGGTGGAAACCCCTGCAGAGGGAGTGGTACAGATAGGGCAATATGCATTTAACTACACGAAACAGACCCTGACCCGTAATAGCGTGACGACCTTCTTGTCGCACCGGGAAGCAGAGATACTAAGGCGGTTGAGAGACCATGGTAACCAGGTGTTAGAGCGAAAGACGGTGTTGCTGGATCTCTGGGGGGATGATAGTTTTTTCAATGCCCGTAGTATGGATGTGTTCATTACCAAGCTGCGGCGTTATCTGAAAGAGGATCCGCGGGTACAGATCGTTAACATCAGAGGGGTGGGATATAAACTGATCTTTTAGGGCGACATATTCTTTTTTCCGGACGACAGGCGGCGCCCTGCTGCGAGGCTAAATCCCTGTTCCAAATTCCCACTTTACATTATCTTTGTCGTCCATGGAACAAATATTACAACAAATAGAGGCTTATAAGCAGGAAATACAGGCATTTGAGCCTACTTCTGCCGAGGCGCTGGAGCAATACCGTATCCGGTTCCTGGGTACGAAGGGGATCGTGAAGGCCCTTTTCGGGGAGATGAAGCAGGTCCCTAACGAACGTAAAAAGGAATTTGGTCAGGTGCTGAACAGTTTTAAACTGTTGGCAGAGGACCGTTATGCACAATTTGAGCAATTGAAAGAGGGTGACAACGGCGTATCAGCAGAAGTAGACCTTACACTGCCGGCAGAGCCACACCGGCTGGGTACCCGTCATCCGATAAGCATTGTCAGAAATAAGATCATCCGCATATTTGAGCGCCTGGGATTTACCGTCGCTGAAGGGCCCGAGATAGAGGACGACTGGCATAACTTTACCGCATTGAACATGCTGGAGACGCATCCTGCCAGGGATATGCAGGATACGTTCTTCGTGAGCAAACACCCTGACTGGGTGTTACGTACGCATACGTCTTCGGTACAGGTACGTGTGATGGAAGAAGGGAAGTTGCCGATCCGGGTGATCTGTCCGGGCAGGGTGTATCGTAATGAGACGATCTCTGCACGTGCACACTGTTTCTTCCACCAGGTAGAAGGATTGTATATAGCTGAGAATGTGTCTTTTGCAGACCTTAAGCAGACCTTATATCACTTTGTGAAGGAGATGTTCGGAGAGCACACACGGGTACGTTTCCGTCCTTCCTACTTTCCGTTCACAGAGCCCAGTGCAGAGATGGATATCTCCTGTTTTATCTGTGGCGGCAAAGGATGTTCTGTATGTAAGCAGACAGGCTGGGTAGAGATATTGGGTTGTGGTATGGTGCATCCGGAAGTGCTGAAGAACTGTGGCATTGATCCGGAGAAATATACCGGCTATGCTTTCGGGATGGGGATAGAGCGTATTACGATGCTGAAATACCAGATCAAGGATCTGCGGTTATTTTCAGAGAATGATACCCGTTTCCTGGAGCAATTTGAGGGAGCAGTATGATAGTAAGTAGGTAAATACAGCAAAAGGTGAAAGAAGGTTACTTTTTTCACCTTTTCTTTTTTTAAGGATATAGCTTTTTCATTTATTCTTATGATAGCCCTGACACAGATACACCAGATCGCGGTATGCGGGGCCGGCACGATGGGAGCCGGTATTGCCCAGGTAGCAGCTACCAGCGGATACTCCACTACTCTTTATGATCTTCAGCCGGCAGTGCTGGAAAAGGCAAAAGACCAGATCCGGCAGCAGCTGGATACAGCCGTGAGCAAAGGTAAGCTGGGAGCTGCAGACAGCACGGCTATCTTTGACCGTATTCATTTTACCGGGCAGTTGTCAGATTGTAAGGCAGATGTTATTATTGAAGCTATCGTAGAGCGTACGGATATCAAGATATCGCTGTTCAATGCGTTGGCGGAGATCAACACACCAGCGACTATTTTTGCTTCCAATACCTCTTCTCTTTCCATTTCTCATATAGCCGCTGAGGTTAGTCATCCGCAACGCGTGATCGGTATGCATTTCTTTAATCCGGCTCACCTGATGAAGCTGGTGGAAGTGATCAGTGCTGAACAGACAGCCCCTGCGGTAGAGCAGGCTATCTATGACCTGGCAGTGAAGATGGGTAAGACGCCGGTACGTGTCAAGGATTCGCCGGGGTTTATCGTCAACAGGGTGGCCCGGCATTATTACCTGGAGGCGATGAAGGTTGCAGAGCAGGGGATTGCCGGCTTCCGGGAGATAGATCAACTGTTGGAGAGTGCTGGTTTTCGTATGGGGCCTTTTGCATTGATGGACCTGATCGGAAATGATGTGAACCTGGCAGTGAGCACTTCCTTGTATGAATCTTTCCGTAAGGCGGTACGTTTTGCACCGAATAAGCTGCAGATAGAGCGGGTAGCGTCCGGGCAGCTGGGACGTAAAAGTAACAAGGGCTTTTATGATTATACGAAAGGATAATTGTCTATTTTTGGCGTTCTTCATTAATGAGAATTAGTATTTCATGATATTAGTTACGGGAGGCACAGGATTTTTAGGAAGTCATTTGTTACGGTCGTTAGTACATGCGGGTAAACCTGTGCGTGCGCTTTATCGGCGCGAAATACCACATCAGTTGCAGGATGTGCGGGAGAAGATCGAATGGATACAGGGCGATATATTGGATGTAGTGCACCTGGAAGCGGCGATGCAAGGTATCTCACAGGTGTATCATAGCGCAGCGGCAGTATCGTTCCGGCCTGATGACCGTGCGCAGATGATGCGGATCAATATCGAGGGGACTGCTAACATAGTCAACCTGGCTATTGATGCCGGCGTCAGGAAGCTGGTGCATGTAAGTTCTGTTTCTTCTATCGGGCGGGCGAAGGTTGGGCATCTCATTGATGAGGATTGCGATTGGGTAGAGAGCCCTAATAACACGGCATATGCGGTGAGTAAATATCACTCGGAGATGGAAGTGTGGAGAGGTATTGCAGAAGGGTTGGATGCGGTTATTGTGAATCCTTCTATCATATTAGGCAGTGGCTTCTGGCATGATGGGTCGGGGATGTTGTTTAAAAATGCCTGGAAAGAGTTTCCTTACTATACGGAAGGTATCAATGGATTTGTAGATGTAGAGGATGTTGTGGCGGCGATGATCGCATTGATGGATAGCGATATTACAGAGCAGCGTTTTATTCTTTCTGGCGATAACTGGTCGTACCTGGACCTGTTCAGCGAGATGGCGCGTCATATGGGCAAAAAGCCGCCTCATATAGCGGTAAAGCCCTGGATGGCGGCATTGGTATGGCGGTATGAGAAGGTAAAAGGATGGTTCACCGGCAAAAAGCCGTTGATCACCCGGGAGACGGCACATACTGCGCAGCTGAAGATACATTACAGCAGTCAGCGGGTAATGGATGCTTTGCCGGGGTTCCAGTTCCGCCCTTTACAACAAACTATTGAGCGGATCAGCCGAGACTTTTTAAAGGACCAGCCTTTAGCGGCAAAGTAATGCAGCGATAGCGGCTGCCAATACGGGCCGGGTGGTGGTTGATACGGATGGACTGACCCATACGCTGGGTTGTTCTCCGGGCATTACGGCAGCTACCGGCTGACCATGTTGCCGGAACTCGTAGGTGAGTTTTTCGTAGGCGTTGACGATACCGAATTTATTATGTGCGTTGACGCGTATTTCTTCTTTCTCTGTACGTAGTATCCCTACTGTTTTATTATCATTCAATTCCAGATAAGTCGGTTTTTTGAGTATCATCTCCCAGCGGGGCAGCGGTGGTTGTCCGGTGCTTTTTATCAGCGTGTAGAATAGGGGTGTTGTTGGCGGCAGGCTACTCAGAAAAGAAGGCAACGGACGGCTTAAAAATGCGATCCTGGAGGTATATAGCGTTTGTATGGAGATCTTCTCATCCTGGCTGCTTATATTGAAGGAGAAAGGCTCTTTCGGATCGCGGATGAACTGCAGGGAAGTATCTTTAAGGACACCGTTAGTACGGGAGGAGGTATGATAGGGTCCGAAAGTGATGGTCTTTGCGGTAAACCACCCATCATCGATCTTAACGGCCCAGGCCTGGTCATTGGTATAGAGTTGTTTGCTGACGGCGGCCCTTTGTTGTGTGACGGGTTTTGTGCTGCTACATGCTGTCAGCGCTATTATACAAAGCGCTGACAGGTAATGTTTTAAGACGAAGGTCATGCGTATACTGCTAAAAGTGAGGTTGTCTGATATATGGATTATTCGCTTTTGGCGGTGAGTTTCTCCCATATTTCGGGGATACGTTTGATCCAGGCGAGTTCGCGTTTCTTGTTACGTGCTTCTTCTGCCGGATAACCGAAGTATACCTTACCGCCTTCGAGAGAGCTGGGTACGCCGCTTTGTGCTAATACGACTGCGCCTTTGCCGATAACGAGGTCTTTGGATACGCCTACCTGACCCCAGAGTATTACATTGTCTTCAATATGTGCTTTCCCTCCTATTCCGACCTGTGCGGCAAACAGGCAGTTCTTACCGATAACAGTACCGTGCCCGATATGGATCATGTTGTCGAATTTAGTACCGCGTCCGATGATGGTATCGCCACTCACACCTTTGTCGATGGTACAGCCTGCCCCTATCTCCACATCGTCTTCAATGATCACCCTTCCACAGCTTTCGAGTTTGTCATACATGACTTCGCGTTCTGCCCTTTTCTTAAAGTAGAAGGCGTCGGCGCCGATGACAGTACCGGCATGGATAATTACGTTATCCCCGATCACGGTATGATCATAGATGGTGACATTAGGATGTATGATACAGTTGCGCCCGATGCGGACATAATTGCCAACGAATACGTTCGGCTGGATAAGAGTGCCCTCTCCTATCAGTGCAGTGTCGCTAATGGCATTTGCCGATGGCTGGAATGGACGGAAGTGTTTTACCAGTTTAACATAAGCACTGAAAGGGTCATTAAGTATGAGTAAAGCTTTCCCTTCGGGGCAGTTTACTTTCTTGTTGATGATGATAATGGAGGCGGCGGAGTTAAGGGAGGCGTCGTAGTATTTTTCGAAGTCTACGAAGGAGATATCTCCTTGTGTTACTTTGTGTATTTCGTTTATACCGGTTGCCATCAGCTGCTTGTTGCCTTCGAGTTCAGCGCCGATGAGCGCTGCTATTTCAGTAACCGGAACAGGTGCATCGAACTTCATATGAAATGATTATTTAGTGGTGTAAAGGTGCATCAAATTTAGGATAAGTAGTAGAGAACTTCTAAGTGATAAGTAAGGTGTTATGCAGGAAGTGGTGAAGGATGAAAAGATAGTAAGCAGGTGATGAAGTTGAAAAGTTGATCGGAAAAATGACGTTAAAGGGGTATTGTTATCCACAAAAAATTTCTTGGTGTGAATAATTTTTTTTGTAAAATTTTTCTTTTGTCATAAAATTCTTTTTAATATTGTGTAGGGAATTTTGTTTCCCTGTACTTACTAACCCATTCACATAACAAGAAAGTCTGATTGTTCTCACGGTCAGACTTTTTTTATTGCCTTTGAAACTCTTTCCCACATAGCGTTACAGCAGATACACTTTTTATCGCGATGATAATATTGCATCGTGAATGATGTTTTTATACCGGTAAAAATATACAAGCAGGCGATGACGGGTATAAGCTGCTTTTTACGTTTTTGGTTCTTTCACCCCTAACCGGCCCCAAAAAATAAGTCTGGACGTTTTTTTATAGTGTTCTTTTTTTATTCGCGATAGCGGGATGCTAATATGCTAAATCAGACAATATGCGTTTAACATAAGCGAAGTGTTTATGTAAAGCATTGATACATTGATGATGATGAAAGGAATGACGAAGAGACTGCTGTAATATATGCAGGCAGTTGAAGAGGGTATAAGGGATGAGTGTCTGTATGTAAGGAAGCGATTTGGAAATAGCGAAGGTTAATCCTGGAGGTTGGCGGTGCGGATCAGTTCATCATAGTTGAGCAGGCGGATCTTTTTGCCTTGCAGTTCGATGATACCGTCTTTTTTGAATTCAGAGAGGAGGCGGATAGCAGATTCTGTAGCGGTGCCTACGAGGTTGGCAATTTCTTCCCTGGAGAGGCGGACGTTGAGTGTTTGCTCGTCTTCTTCGAGGCCGTATGTCTCTTTGATGAAGAGGAGGGTTTCCGCCAGGCGTTCGCGAACGGGTTTTTGAGCGAGGTGTGTAATGCGGAGTTCTGCTTTTCTGAGTTCACTGGACAGGATACGCATCATTTCGAAAGAGAGGCTGGCATCTTTCTGAAGGATGCTCATGAAGAGGTCTTTTGGAATAAAGCAGACGGAGGCGTCTTCAAGTGCGATAGCAGTAGCAGTATATCTTTCTCCGCTGAGAAGGGCTTTATAACCGACTATATCGCCGGCTTTAACGAGGCGGATGATCTGTTCTCTGCCATCGTCGCCACTATGTGATAACTTTATCTTGCCGGAATTGATGCAGTAGATCCCGAATGGATAGGCGCCTTCGTGGAAGATGATCTGGCCTTTTTTGTAGAGGGCACACACTTTAGCGGCTTCGATCTCTTCCAAGTTACCATTCTCCGCTTTACAGAAAACGGAGGAAATGCGATCTTTGCATTGTTGGCAGCCGGGATTATGAAAAGGTGTGCTCATATCTGGTTCCTGCAAATTTACGACTTTAAGGATCGCTAACCAAAAGCTAAGGACTGTTGACACTTCAATATTACCTAATATATAAGCCTTACCAGGTGCTTACCCAGTTCAGCCCGGAAGGGAACAAGCAAACATTGGCAGACTATTTTGACGTACCAAGGGATGTATATCCCGTAGGGCGGCTGGATTATGACAGTGAAGGGCTGCTATTGCTAACGAATGATAAGACGCTTAACCATCGTTTATTGAATCCGCTTTTTGCGCATGAGCGGGAATACTGGGTTCAGGTAGACGGTGCCGTTACACCGGCTGCGGTAAATCAGCTGGAAAAAGGTGTAGACATTAACGTAGATGGCAAACTGTACCGTACCCGGCCCTGTAAGGCGTCGATATTTGACACGGAACCGGAAGTGCCTGTACGCAACCCGCCCATCCGGTTTCGTAAGAATATACCGGCTCCCTGGATACAGATGGTATTGCAGGAAGGGAAGAACAGGCAGGTACGGAAGATGACAGCGGCGGTAGGTTTTCCTACGCTGCGGCTGATCCGCTACCGGATGGAAGGACTCCATATAGCCGGGATGCAACCCGGGGATATGCGCCTCTTGCAACACGAAGCGGTGATGCGGGAGTTGTTTGGCACCGCCGCCCGGAGGTAGGTGTGGAGGACTTCATAAAGAGGCAATGCGGTTTCTTTGCGCTTTGACCTAATTTAGCTAGGTTTGTTACTTACAAAACTCAATTATGCTGAAATCAATGACCGGCTTCGGAAGGGCTGAAATAACAAAAGGAGAGACCACGATCGTAGCGGAGATCAAATCATTGAATGGGAAACAGTTTGAGGTGAACCTTAAGATGTCGCCGTTATTGAAACCATATGAGTTTGATATACGTAACCAGATGCAGCAGGTATTGTTGCGT
Protein-coding regions in this window:
- a CDS encoding response regulator transcription factor, which gives rise to MAKVLLIEDEWQLGQIVKDSLEMRGFEMLYAMDGKEGLRLYNEQRPDVVVLDIMMPNMDGFTVTTEIRRQDKVTPIIFLTAKSQTVDVVKGFELGGNDYLKKPFSMDELIVRIRALLQRNQHQPAVETPAEGVVQIGQYAFNYTKQTLTRNSVTTFLSHREAEILRRLRDHGNQVLERKTVLLDLWGDDSFFNARSMDVFITKLRRYLKEDPRVQIVNIRGVGYKLIF
- a CDS encoding 3-hydroxyacyl-CoA dehydrogenase NAD-binding domain-containing protein; the protein is MIALTQIHQIAVCGAGTMGAGIAQVAATSGYSTTLYDLQPAVLEKAKDQIRQQLDTAVSKGKLGAADSTAIFDRIHFTGQLSDCKADVIIEAIVERTDIKISLFNALAEINTPATIFASNTSSLSISHIAAEVSHPQRVIGMHFFNPAHLMKLVEVISAEQTAPAVEQAIYDLAVKMGKTPVRVKDSPGFIVNRVARHYYLEAMKVAEQGIAGFREIDQLLESAGFRMGPFALMDLIGNDVNLAVSTSLYESFRKAVRFAPNKLQIERVASGQLGRKSNKGFYDYTKG
- the pheS gene encoding phenylalanine--tRNA ligase subunit alpha; this translates as MEQILQQIEAYKQEIQAFEPTSAEALEQYRIRFLGTKGIVKALFGEMKQVPNERKKEFGQVLNSFKLLAEDRYAQFEQLKEGDNGVSAEVDLTLPAEPHRLGTRHPISIVRNKIIRIFERLGFTVAEGPEIEDDWHNFTALNMLETHPARDMQDTFFVSKHPDWVLRTHTSSVQVRVMEEGKLPIRVICPGRVYRNETISARAHCFFHQVEGLYIAENVSFADLKQTLYHFVKEMFGEHTRVRFRPSYFPFTEPSAEMDISCFICGGKGCSVCKQTGWVEILGCGMVHPEVLKNCGIDPEKYTGYAFGMGIERITMLKYQIKDLRLFSENDTRFLEQFEGAV
- a CDS encoding Crp/Fnr family transcriptional regulator, which codes for MSTPFHNPGCQQCKDRISSVFCKAENGNLEEIEAAKVCALYKKGQIIFHEGAYPFGIYCINSGKIKLSHSGDDGREQIIRLVKAGDIVGYKALLSGERYTATAIALEDASVCFIPKDLFMSILQKDASLSFEMMRILSSELRKAELRITHLAQKPVRERLAETLLFIKETYGLEEDEQTLNVRLSREEIANLVGTATESAIRLLSEFKKDGIIELQGKKIRLLNYDELIRTANLQD
- a CDS encoding UDP-3-O-(3-hydroxymyristoyl)glucosamine N-acyltransferase, coding for MKFDAPVPVTEIAALIGAELEGNKQLMATGINEIHKVTQGDISFVDFEKYYDASLNSAASIIIINKKVNCPEGKALLILNDPFSAYVKLVKHFRPFQPSANAISDTALIGEGTLIQPNVFVGNYVRIGRNCIIHPNVTIYDHTVIGDNVIIHAGTVIGADAFYFKKRAEREVMYDKLESCGRVIIEDDVEIGAGCTIDKGVSGDTIIGRGTKFDNMIHIGHGTVIGKNCLFAAQVGIGGKAHIEDNVILWGQVGVSKDLVIGKGAVVLAQSGVPSSLEGGKVYFGYPAEEARNKKRELAWIKRIPEIWEKLTAKSE
- a CDS encoding pseudouridine synthase, with product MTLQYYLIYKPYQVLTQFSPEGNKQTLADYFDVPRDVYPVGRLDYDSEGLLLLTNDKTLNHRLLNPLFAHEREYWVQVDGAVTPAAVNQLEKGVDINVDGKLYRTRPCKASIFDTEPEVPVRNPPIRFRKNIPAPWIQMVLQEGKNRQVRKMTAAVGFPTLRLIRYRMEGLHIAGMQPGDMRLLQHEAVMRELFGTAARR
- a CDS encoding sensor histidine kinase encodes the protein MCICILGIYMFQGYWLYNSYQIRREQFSKDINEAMRTAVFNKQFSDVHRYIRYYNKDTNSVKPVGKSDAFRLEEIDMYKGRKVTYLRESTDTPLRDGPQELGLIHDSSTRGYADTLARRISDLIILYNLYGDNANLKKLDSVFAGELRGRQIFTPYHIDTFHISFSNLARESFRDSVKRRSPQKTGKIPFNPASNLFVQASFESPLQHIILKMMWTMVSSLVMLVLTTICFIYMLRTILKQKKLSEVKNDFINNMTHELKTPIATVYAAVEAMQNFNALHDQRKTETYLNISKQELQRLSDLVEEVLQIAVEDKEELELFREETDLNDLVDNIITNHQLKSARPVQFRYDNYMEHPLVLVDKTHLANAVSNLVDNAIKYSGDHPFVHIQCRRLNGVLRISVKDNGVGIPKAYQQNIFDKFFRVPTGNLHNVKGFGLGLSYVQKIVTLHGGAVRVESEPGKGSEFIIEVPL
- a CDS encoding NAD-dependent epimerase/dehydratase family protein, with protein sequence MILVTGGTGFLGSHLLRSLVHAGKPVRALYRREIPHQLQDVREKIEWIQGDILDVVHLEAAMQGISQVYHSAAAVSFRPDDRAQMMRINIEGTANIVNLAIDAGVRKLVHVSSVSSIGRAKVGHLIDEDCDWVESPNNTAYAVSKYHSEMEVWRGIAEGLDAVIVNPSIILGSGFWHDGSGMLFKNAWKEFPYYTEGINGFVDVEDVVAAMIALMDSDITEQRFILSGDNWSYLDLFSEMARHMGKKPPHIAVKPWMAALVWRYEKVKGWFTGKKPLITRETAHTAQLKIHYSSQRVMDALPGFQFRPLQQTIERISRDFLKDQPLAAK